The following coding sequences are from one Gammaproteobacteria bacterium window:
- a CDS encoding F0F1 ATP synthase subunit epsilon: MATMQVDIVSAEAEIFSGEAEMVIAPSELGAVGIMPGHAQLLARLRPGEVQLRTSGQDDQFFYVSGGILEVQPHVVTVLSDTALRAKDIDESQAQEAKKRAEDALADKSSDIDYATAQAWLAEAAAQLRVIEHLRKRR; the protein is encoded by the coding sequence ATGGCGACCATGCAGGTTGATATCGTTAGTGCGGAAGCAGAAATCTTCTCCGGTGAGGCAGAAATGGTAATCGCGCCGTCAGAGCTGGGCGCCGTCGGCATCATGCCGGGGCATGCGCAGTTGCTCGCGCGGCTCAGGCCGGGCGAGGTGCAGCTGCGCACGTCAGGCCAGGACGATCAGTTTTTCTATGTCTCCGGCGGCATCCTGGAGGTGCAGCCGCATGTGGTGACCGTGCTTTCCGACACCGCGCTGCGCGCCAAGGACATAGACGAGTCGCAGGCGCAGGAAGCGAAGAAACGCGCGGAAGATGCGCTGGCTGACAAGAGTTCGGATATCGATTACGCTACCGCACAGGCTTGGCTGGCGGAGGCGGCCGCGCAGTTGCGAGTGATTGAACATCTGCGCAAGCGTCGCTGA
- the glmU gene encoding bifunctional UDP-N-acetylglucosamine diphosphorylase/glucosamine-1-phosphate N-acetyltransferase GlmU, protein MSLAIIILAAGHGKRMRSRMPKVLQPVGGKPMLWHVVDQAKKLAPDSISIVYGHGGDTIRQSLPDAELHWCLQAKRLGTGHAVAQALPGIDTNATVLVLYGDVPLISQVTLQRMLPTLTDHAISLLSARLADPRGYGRIIRDDNEQVRVIVEEHDASPAERAVREINTGILAARAHDLQRWLPQIRADNSQGEYYLTDCIRLAVESGGRVRAEECADPDEVMGVNDKCQLAIVERAYQRRLAAEFMRQGVTVLDPARLDIRGQVTAGCDVTVDVNVIFEGEVKLGEGVKVGANCVIRDTAIGAHTTILPNCVIEQAHIGADCKVGPFARIRPHTSLSGKARVGNFVELKASEIGAGSKINHLSYIGDTAMGAGTNVGAGTIVCNYDGAHKHRTQIGNDVFIGSDTQLVAPVSVGDGATIGAGSTITKDAPARALTLSRVRQTVVKGWQRPKKAGTP, encoded by the coding sequence ATGAGTCTGGCCATAATCATTCTGGCGGCGGGTCACGGTAAGCGTATGCGCAGCCGGATGCCGAAGGTGCTGCAACCCGTCGGCGGCAAACCGATGCTCTGGCACGTGGTGGACCAAGCAAAAAAACTGGCGCCAGACTCGATCAGTATCGTTTACGGCCATGGCGGGGACACGATCCGGCAAAGTCTCCCGGACGCGGAGCTGCACTGGTGTCTTCAGGCAAAGCGCCTCGGCACGGGTCACGCCGTCGCGCAGGCCTTGCCTGGCATCGATACAAACGCCACAGTGCTGGTGTTGTACGGCGATGTGCCACTAATCTCGCAAGTCACCCTGCAACGGATGCTGCCGACGCTGACCGATCACGCGATTTCGCTGCTCAGCGCGCGGCTTGCCGACCCACGCGGCTACGGCAGGATCATCCGCGATGACAATGAACAGGTGCGCGTAATCGTCGAGGAACACGATGCGAGCCCCGCCGAGCGCGCGGTGCGCGAGATCAACACGGGCATCCTGGCCGCGCGCGCGCATGATCTTCAGCGCTGGCTGCCGCAAATCCGCGCCGACAATTCCCAGGGCGAATATTACCTGACGGACTGTATACGGCTCGCCGTCGAATCCGGCGGGCGGGTGCGCGCCGAAGAATGCGCCGATCCGGACGAAGTGATGGGCGTCAACGACAAATGCCAGCTTGCCATCGTCGAGCGCGCCTATCAGCGCCGGCTGGCCGCAGAGTTCATGCGTCAGGGCGTGACCGTGCTCGACCCAGCGCGACTGGATATACGCGGGCAGGTCACCGCGGGTTGTGACGTGACAGTGGACGTCAACGTGATTTTCGAAGGTGAAGTAAAGCTGGGGGAGGGTGTCAAGGTGGGTGCTAACTGCGTCATCCGCGACACGGCCATAGGCGCACACACGACTATCCTGCCCAACTGCGTGATCGAGCAAGCCCACATAGGTGCGGATTGCAAGGTCGGCCCGTTCGCGCGCATCAGGCCGCACACGTCGCTGTCGGGCAAGGCGCGAGTGGGCAACTTCGTCGAACTCAAGGCCTCCGAGATCGGCGCCGGCAGCAAGATCAATCATCTGAGTTATATCGGCGACACCGCGATGGGCGCGGGCACCAATGTCGGCGCGGGCACTATCGTGTGCAATTACGACGGCGCGCACAAGCATCGCACGCAGATCGGCAACGACGTTTTCATCGGTTCCGACACTCAACTGGTGGCGCCGGTTTCGGTCGGCGACGGCGCCACCATCGGCGCGGGTTCGACGATCACCAAGGACGCGCCGGCCCGCGCGCTCACGTTGTCGCGGGTGCGCCAGACCGTCGTCAAGGGCTGGCAACGTCCGAAGAAAGCCGGGACACCCTGA